One Thermus sp. CCB_US3_UF1 DNA window includes the following coding sequences:
- a CDS encoding DUF444 family protein: protein MRPIERDLLRFKEIVRGEVKKRAREFLTREELFGQVEGRLVSIPLPQLELPKIVHGEPLEEGLGLEGAGSEGLGPGGHVPVAELELEEFLDLMGEALRLPRLKPKGEGEVTEEAWRYTTIARKGPRGLRHVRRTLKASLRRALASGSYRPEDPRLFPEPEDLRYKAPKSRPRPHAQAVILFALDVSGSMREEELRLVKTLSFWITLWVRRHFPRLERRYLLHDAEAWEVSEEEFFRAREGGGTRLSSALLLAEEILKAYPEAFYNRYLYHFSDGENWQGDTPLALEALKRLLPTLALYGYAQVQGPYGQGRFLEEVREALEGREGFAALEVRGREDLPLALRRLLGG from the coding sequence TCTCCGCTTCAAGGAGATCGTCCGGGGCGAGGTGAAAAAGCGGGCCCGGGAGTTCCTCACCCGGGAGGAGCTCTTCGGCCAGGTGGAGGGGCGGCTGGTCTCCATCCCCCTGCCCCAGCTGGAGCTCCCCAAGATCGTCCACGGGGAGCCCCTGGAGGAGGGGTTGGGCCTGGAAGGGGCAGGCTCGGAGGGCCTGGGGCCCGGGGGGCACGTGCCCGTGGCCGAGCTGGAGCTGGAGGAGTTCTTAGACCTCATGGGGGAGGCCCTGCGGCTTCCCCGGTTGAAGCCCAAGGGGGAAGGGGAGGTGACGGAGGAGGCCTGGCGCTACACCACCATCGCCCGTAAAGGGCCAAGGGGCCTGCGCCACGTGCGCCGCACCCTCAAGGCAAGCCTCCGCCGGGCCCTGGCCAGCGGGAGCTACCGCCCGGAGGACCCCAGGCTTTTCCCCGAGCCCGAGGACCTGCGCTACAAGGCCCCCAAAAGCCGCCCCCGGCCCCACGCCCAGGCGGTGATCCTCTTCGCCTTGGACGTTTCCGGCAGCATGCGGGAGGAGGAGCTGAGGCTGGTGAAGACCCTTTCCTTCTGGATCACCCTCTGGGTGCGGCGCCACTTCCCTCGCCTGGAGAGGCGCTACCTCCTGCACGACGCCGAGGCCTGGGAGGTTTCCGAGGAGGAGTTCTTCCGCGCCCGGGAGGGCGGGGGTACCCGGCTTTCCAGCGCCCTCCTCCTGGCCGAGGAGATCCTCAAGGCCTACCCCGAGGCCTTTTACAACCGCTACCTCTACCACTTCTCCGACGGGGAGAACTGGCAGGGGGACACCCCCTTGGCCCTCGAGGCCCTCAAGCGCCTCCTCCCCACCCTGGCCCTGTACGGCTACGCCCAGGTGCAGGGGCCCTACGGCCAGGGGCGCTTCCTGGAGGAAGTGCGGGAGGCCCTGGAAGGACGGGAGGGGTTCGCCGCCTTGGAGGTGCGGGGCCGGGAGGACCTGCCCCTGGCCCTGAGGCGGCTTCTAGGAGGCTAG
- a CDS encoding SpoVR family protein: MRQELRYWAEKLRERALEEGLSFPPVLFEEVGPEEMAMLAAYGGFPRRYPHWRWGSEYLRYRETYRYGLSRIYELVVNTEPVHAYLLRGNTLLAQKVVMAHVYAHADFFHHNLAFKPVPKDMLDEMAHHAAFVERAMERHGARSVEEFLDMALSLENLVDPHALYIQRPGAEEDEPSPARLRVRPYLDPYVNPAPEPPKEAEEGASPKPLPPRPTRDILGFLAQHAPLAPWQKGILEIVREESLYYTPQAATKVLNEGWATYWHTRLLLPLLDPEEALEFAEMQAGLLAPQGFNPYRLGYLLLKEVEERWDLGRFGLEYEALPLGERLRYARPTGEGRKKLFQVRTIYTDLAFLDEFLTPEFALRQRLIPPEDLPRFVEAKQALLFRLTNGGYPVVELLDANYANRGELLLRHAYEGVPLDLKKTKAVLENLHRLWGRPVHLETVVGGKEVRLSAGT; this comes from the coding sequence GTGCGCCAGGAACTCCGCTACTGGGCCGAGAAGCTTCGGGAAAGAGCCCTGGAGGAGGGGCTTTCCTTCCCCCCGGTGCTCTTTGAGGAGGTGGGCCCCGAGGAGATGGCCATGCTGGCCGCCTACGGGGGCTTCCCCCGCCGCTACCCCCATTGGCGCTGGGGAAGCGAGTACCTGCGCTACCGGGAAACCTACCGCTACGGCCTCTCGCGGATCTACGAGCTGGTGGTGAACACGGAGCCCGTCCACGCCTACCTCCTCAGGGGCAACACCCTCCTGGCCCAGAAGGTGGTCATGGCCCACGTCTACGCCCACGCCGACTTTTTCCACCACAACCTGGCCTTCAAGCCCGTGCCCAAGGACATGCTGGACGAGATGGCCCACCACGCCGCCTTCGTGGAAAGGGCCATGGAGCGGCATGGGGCCCGGAGCGTGGAGGAGTTTCTGGACATGGCCCTCTCCCTGGAGAACCTGGTGGACCCCCACGCCCTCTACATCCAAAGGCCGGGGGCCGAGGAAGACGAGCCCTCCCCCGCACGCCTGCGGGTGCGCCCCTACCTGGACCCCTACGTGAACCCAGCCCCCGAGCCCCCCAAGGAGGCCGAGGAAGGGGCAAGCCCCAAGCCCCTCCCCCCCAGGCCCACCCGGGACATCCTGGGCTTTTTGGCCCAGCACGCCCCCCTGGCCCCCTGGCAGAAGGGCATCCTGGAGATCGTGCGGGAGGAAAGCCTCTACTACACGCCCCAGGCCGCCACCAAGGTCCTGAACGAGGGCTGGGCCACCTACTGGCACACCCGGCTCCTCCTCCCCCTCCTGGACCCGGAGGAGGCCCTGGAGTTCGCGGAGATGCAGGCCGGCCTCCTGGCCCCCCAGGGCTTCAACCCCTACCGCCTGGGGTACCTCCTCCTCAAGGAGGTGGAGGAGCGCTGGGACCTGGGGCGCTTCGGCCTCGAGTACGAGGCCTTGCCCCTGGGGGAGCGCCTCCGCTACGCCCGGCCCACGGGGGAGGGGCGGAAAAAGCTCTTCCAGGTGCGCACCATCTACACGGATCTGGCCTTCTTGGACGAGTTTTTGACCCCGGAGTTCGCCCTACGCCAGCGCCTGATCCCTCCTGAAGACCTCCCCCGGTTCGTTGAGGCCAAGCAGGCCCTCCTCTTCCGCCTCACCAACGGGGGTTATCCGGTGGTGGAGCTCCTGGACGCCAACTACGCCAACCGGGGGGAACTCCTCCTGCGCCACGCCTACGAGGGGGTGCCCCTGGACCTGAAAAAGACCAAGGCGGTGCTGGAGAACCTGCACCGCCTCTGGGGCCGCCCCGTGCACCTGGAAACCGTGGTGGGGGGGAAAGAGGTCCGGCTTTCCGCCGGAACCTAA
- a CDS encoding TlpA disulfide reductase family protein gives MEALELGPFVLPWVRVQVALALLALVGVAEVLARRVDRRLSPWAHGAVGVGLLGARLGFVLENLGVFAKDPLSVLYVWQGGFDPVWGILTAGGYTLMVLPKRLWRYAGVAALAAGLLAGVLFTRGGAAQETRLPDLTLASLGGTPVRLWDFQGKPLVLNTWATWCPPCRRELPMMVRVSQENPEVRFAFVSQGEGPAVVRGFLEAERLAPEWVLLDPEGRLSEALGVQGLPTTYFFDREGRLVARHLGELSEALLLGYLRALR, from the coding sequence ATGGAGGCCTTGGAGCTGGGTCCTTTCGTCCTTCCCTGGGTCAGGGTCCAGGTGGCCCTGGCCCTTTTGGCCCTGGTGGGGGTGGCCGAGGTCTTGGCCCGGAGGGTGGACCGGAGGCTTTCCCCCTGGGCCCATGGCGCGGTGGGGGTGGGCCTTCTGGGGGCGCGGCTGGGGTTTGTCTTGGAGAACCTGGGGGTGTTTGCCAAGGACCCCCTTTCCGTCCTCTACGTCTGGCAAGGGGGGTTTGACCCGGTCTGGGGTATCCTAACGGCAGGAGGGTACACGCTGATGGTACTGCCCAAGCGGCTTTGGCGCTACGCCGGGGTGGCGGCCCTGGCGGCTGGGCTCTTGGCGGGGGTTCTTTTCACCCGGGGCGGGGCGGCCCAGGAGACGAGGCTTCCCGACCTCACCCTGGCCTCCTTGGGGGGTACGCCGGTGCGCCTATGGGACTTCCAGGGCAAGCCCCTGGTCCTCAACACCTGGGCCACCTGGTGCCCCCCGTGCCGCCGCGAACTGCCCATGATGGTGCGGGTGAGCCAGGAAAACCCCGAGGTGCGCTTTGCCTTTGTGAGCCAGGGGGAGGGTCCGGCGGTGGTGCGGGGCTTCCTGGAGGCCGAGCGGCTGGCCCCGGAGTGGGTCCTCCTGGACCCGGAGGGCCGGCTTTCCGAGGCCTTGGGGGTCCAGGGCCTGCCCACCACCTACTTCTTTGACCGAGAGGGGCGGCTGGTGGCCCGGCACCTGGGGGAGCTTTCCGAGGCCCTTCTCCTCGGGTACCTGCGGGCCTTGCGTTAG
- a CDS encoding rhodanese-like domain-containing protein codes for MTRRALLALLPLLLFACGPKGSYQDVTPQALYGALGSEAVVVDVRTPAEFAQGHVPGAINLPVEAIAQWADQLPKDKPVYLYCRSGNRSRQAAEYLKKKGYTNLYHVEGGVLAIERAGFSLVR; via the coding sequence ATGACCCGCCGCGCCCTCCTCGCCCTTCTCCCCCTCCTCCTCTTCGCCTGCGGGCCCAAGGGGAGCTACCAGGACGTGACCCCCCAGGCCCTCTACGGGGCCCTGGGGTCGGAGGCGGTGGTGGTGGACGTGCGCACCCCTGCGGAGTTTGCCCAAGGACACGTCCCGGGGGCCATCAACCTCCCGGTGGAGGCCATCGCCCAGTGGGCTGACCAGTTGCCCAAGGACAAGCCCGTTTACCTCTACTGCCGTAGCGGCAACCGCAGCCGCCAGGCGGCGGAGTATCTGAAGAAGAAGGGCTACACCAACCTCTACCACGTGGAAGGCGGGGTATTGGCCATAGAGCGGGCGGGCTTCTCCCTGGTCCGCTGA
- a CDS encoding thioredoxin family protein codes for MALLGPKEQEIVRERLSSLVRDVEMVLFTDTSTLIAPGKEPCLYCKETKQLLEELAALSDKLHLVVYDLATPQGQEKAKAYRVEAAPTLILREKGSEALNLRYRGIPAGYEFASLLEDLEMLGRDGHGLPENVVQELNSLPEEVVLQVFVTPTCPYCPQAVRTAHRMAYASPKVFGEMVEANEFPELSNRYHIHGVPDTIVNHGKERVLGAQPLSAFLQAIRKAVGVQA; via the coding sequence ATGGCGCTTTTGGGACCTAAGGAGCAGGAAATCGTGCGGGAACGGCTCTCTAGCCTGGTGCGGGACGTGGAGATGGTCCTCTTCACCGACACCTCCACCCTCATCGCCCCGGGCAAGGAACCCTGCCTCTACTGCAAGGAAACCAAGCAGCTCCTGGAGGAGCTGGCGGCCCTTTCGGACAAGCTCCACCTGGTGGTCTACGACCTGGCCACCCCCCAGGGCCAGGAGAAGGCCAAGGCCTACCGGGTGGAGGCGGCCCCCACCCTGATCCTGCGGGAGAAGGGCTCGGAGGCCCTGAACCTGCGCTACCGGGGCATCCCCGCCGGCTACGAGTTCGCCAGCCTCCTGGAGGACCTGGAGATGCTGGGCCGGGACGGCCACGGCCTCCCCGAGAACGTGGTGCAGGAGCTGAATAGCCTCCCCGAGGAGGTGGTGCTCCAGGTCTTCGTCACCCCCACCTGCCCCTACTGCCCGCAGGCGGTGCGCACCGCCCACCGCATGGCCTACGCCTCCCCCAAGGTCTTTGGGGAGATGGTGGAGGCCAACGAGTTCCCCGAGCTCTCCAACCGCTACCACATCCACGGGGTGCCCGATACCATCGTCAACCACGGCAAGGAGCGGGTCCTGGGGGCCCAGCCCCTTTCCGCCTTCCTCCAGGCCATCCGCAAGGCCGTGGGGGTGCAGGCCTAG
- a CDS encoding rhodanese-like domain-containing protein, protein MIFRQIYEEGLAQMSYLLGCAATGEALVVDPKRDVDTYLELAESLGLRITAIAETHIHADYLSGARELARATGATLYLSDEGDENWKYRGLEGFNHVLLKDGDEFRVGNIRVRAVHTPGHTPEHLSFLVADGAVTEEPLLFLTGDFVFVGDVGRPDLLEEAAGIKGTAEPGARRMFQSLKEKFLTLPDHVQVWPGHGAGSACGKALGALPATTVGYERRHAWWAEYLEREDEEGFVRALLQGQPEAPTYFKEMKRMNRDGMPILGGIPHPGRLTKAQFERYLREGAILVDTRDKFAFAGGHLKGAINIPAGKNFATWAGWLLPYDRPLVLLAHPSEVEALTRALIRIGLDEVVGYIPSLQGYADGELETVPQITAKEAKALWERGEAVVLDVRGRDEYLAGHIPGALNLHAGRVLAHLDKLPKAKPLIVHCVGGDRSSTAISALLAHGFQNALNLTGGIRAWQQEGFPVAKGEELVGA, encoded by the coding sequence ATGATCTTCCGACAGATCTACGAAGAAGGCCTGGCCCAGATGAGCTACCTTCTGGGTTGCGCCGCCACCGGGGAGGCCTTGGTGGTGGACCCCAAGCGGGACGTGGACACCTATTTGGAGCTGGCCGAGTCCCTGGGCCTGCGCATCACCGCCATCGCCGAAACCCACATCCACGCCGACTACCTCTCCGGGGCCCGGGAGCTGGCCCGGGCCACCGGGGCCACCCTGTACCTCTCTGACGAGGGGGATGAGAACTGGAAGTACCGGGGGCTGGAGGGCTTTAACCACGTCCTCCTCAAGGACGGGGACGAGTTCCGGGTGGGGAACATCCGGGTGAGGGCGGTGCACACCCCGGGCCACACCCCCGAGCACCTCTCCTTCCTGGTGGCCGACGGGGCGGTGACGGAGGAGCCCCTCCTCTTCCTCACCGGGGACTTCGTCTTCGTGGGGGATGTGGGCCGCCCGGACCTCCTGGAGGAGGCCGCCGGCATCAAGGGCACGGCGGAGCCGGGGGCCAGGCGGATGTTCCAAAGCCTCAAGGAGAAGTTCCTCACCCTCCCCGACCACGTGCAGGTCTGGCCCGGGCACGGGGCAGGAAGCGCCTGCGGCAAGGCCCTAGGGGCCCTTCCCGCCACCACCGTGGGCTACGAGCGGCGCCACGCCTGGTGGGCCGAGTACCTGGAGCGGGAGGATGAGGAAGGTTTCGTGAGGGCCCTTCTCCAGGGCCAGCCCGAGGCCCCCACCTACTTCAAGGAGATGAAGCGCATGAACCGGGATGGGATGCCCATCCTGGGCGGCATCCCCCACCCGGGCCGGCTCACCAAGGCCCAGTTTGAGCGCTACCTGCGCGAAGGGGCCATCCTGGTGGACACCCGGGACAAGTTCGCCTTCGCCGGGGGCCATCTCAAGGGGGCCATCAACATCCCCGCGGGGAAGAACTTCGCCACCTGGGCGGGCTGGCTTTTGCCCTATGACCGGCCCCTGGTCCTCCTGGCCCACCCCTCGGAGGTGGAAGCCCTGACCCGGGCCCTGATCCGCATCGGGCTGGACGAGGTGGTGGGGTATATCCCGAGCCTCCAGGGCTACGCCGACGGGGAGCTGGAAACCGTGCCCCAGATCACGGCCAAGGAGGCCAAGGCCCTGTGGGAGCGGGGCGAGGCGGTGGTCTTGGACGTGCGGGGCCGGGACGAGTACCTGGCCGGGCACATCCCCGGGGCCCTGAACCTCCACGCAGGGCGGGTTCTGGCCCACCTGGACAAGCTACCCAAGGCCAAGCCCCTGATCGTCCACTGCGTGGGCGGCGACCGCTCCAGCACCGCCATCTCCGCCCTTTTGGCCCACGGCTTCCAAAACGCCCTGAACCTCACCGGGGGAATCCGGGCCTGGCAGCAAGAGGGCTTCCCCGTGGCCAAGGGGGAGGAGCTAGTGGGCGCCTAG
- a CDS encoding rhodanese-like domain-containing protein: MYETQVKDLTPEEAKRLYDQGVTFLDVREVEEYAQARIPGAGLLPLSEFMARHGEIPKDRPVVLYCRTGNRSWQAAAWLTAQGYTNVYNLDGGIVRWYRAGLPVDTTPVEVGYGATPYREVGPLEAKGLLGEAFVVDVREPWEYGEGHVPGAVNIPLSTLPQRLAELPQDRPILLVCNSGNRSGVAADFLVQQGFPGDRVYNLEGGTYAWMGAGLPVER; this comes from the coding sequence ATGTACGAAACCCAAGTGAAGGACCTGACGCCCGAGGAGGCCAAGCGGCTTTACGACCAGGGGGTGACCTTCCTGGACGTGCGCGAGGTGGAGGAGTACGCCCAGGCCCGCATCCCTGGGGCGGGGCTTCTGCCCCTTTCCGAGTTCATGGCCCGCCACGGGGAGATCCCCAAGGATAGGCCCGTGGTTCTCTACTGCCGCACGGGAAACCGCTCCTGGCAGGCCGCGGCCTGGCTTACCGCCCAGGGGTACACGAACGTCTACAACCTGGACGGGGGAATTGTCCGCTGGTACCGGGCGGGGCTTCCCGTGGACACCACCCCCGTGGAGGTGGGTTACGGGGCCACCCCCTACCGGGAGGTGGGGCCCCTCGAGGCCAAGGGGCTCCTAGGGGAGGCCTTCGTGGTGGATGTGCGCGAGCCCTGGGAGTACGGGGAGGGCCACGTCCCGGGGGCGGTGAACATCCCCCTTTCCACCCTGCCCCAGCGGCTTGCCGAGCTCCCCCAGGACCGGCCCATCCTCCTCGTCTGCAACTCGGGGAACCGGAGCGGGGTGGCGGCGGACTTCCTGGTCCAGCAGGGCTTCCCCGGGGATAGGGTCTACAACCTGGAAGGCGGCACCTACGCCTGGATGGGCGCCGGGCTTCCCGTGGAGCGATGA
- a CDS encoding sulfite exporter TauE/SafE family protein, which yields MTLALFGALLIGLSLGLLGSGGSILTVPVLVYLLGEAPKQAIAESLLIVGGIALLGALPYALRGLVDGRNVLFFGLPGMAGTYLGAWLSRFVSGEVQLLVFALVMLLAAYFMARPAPLGAPKGERKAWKILLDGLAVGALTGFVGVGGGFLIVPALVLLGGLPMHLAVGTSLVIIALKSFAGFYKYLHLLPAYGLSVNYAVAGLFILVGTLGSLLGGRLAVRLPQEGLKRGFALFLVLMGVLIVAQSLSG from the coding sequence ATGACCCTAGCCCTTTTCGGCGCTCTCCTCATCGGGCTTTCCCTGGGCCTTCTGGGCTCAGGGGGGTCCATCCTCACCGTGCCCGTCCTGGTCTACCTCCTGGGGGAGGCCCCCAAGCAGGCCATCGCGGAAAGCCTCCTCATCGTGGGGGGGATCGCCCTCCTGGGGGCCCTCCCCTATGCCCTTAGGGGCCTGGTGGACGGGCGGAACGTGCTCTTTTTCGGCCTGCCGGGGATGGCGGGGACCTACCTGGGGGCCTGGCTTTCCCGTTTCGTCTCCGGGGAGGTACAGCTTCTGGTCTTCGCCCTGGTCATGCTCCTCGCCGCCTACTTCATGGCCCGGCCCGCTCCCCTAGGGGCCCCTAAAGGGGAGCGCAAGGCCTGGAAGATCCTCCTGGATGGCCTGGCCGTGGGGGCCCTTACCGGTTTCGTGGGGGTGGGCGGGGGGTTCCTCATCGTCCCCGCCCTGGTCCTCCTGGGGGGGTTGCCCATGCACCTGGCGGTGGGCACCAGCCTCGTCATCATCGCCCTCAAGTCCTTCGCCGGCTTTTACAAGTACCTCCACCTCCTCCCCGCGTATGGGCTTTCCGTAAACTACGCCGTGGCCGGCCTTTTCATCCTGGTGGGCACCTTGGGGAGCCTCCTGGGCGGGCGGCTGGCGGTGCGCCTTCCCCAGGAGGGCCTCAAGCGGGGCTTTGCCCTCTTTCTGGTCCTCATGGGGGTCTTGATCGTGGCCCAGAGCCTTTCCGGGTAA
- a CDS encoding nitrilase-related carbon-nitrogen hydrolase, with protein MPFRTLLVVQAQVRLEAYRSREAFRERVFSLLAPLEGTPAPRLAAFPELFGLPLLLHLEGEVRPLDLLKDPLLPWRRARRAYGVFREVMAEAARALGTYLLAGTLLAPPYEEELARGRFSRSPFFQNLALFYNPQGRLLAQVPKMELTPPERWLKRGAFGPHLVETQAGRVGILICLDGFHEKHLSRLDALGAEVLLQPSANPAPWDRPWPPDPSRQEGEVWLASARERLLGRENLRFLLNPMLNGSLLGLTFEGRSGLYAPGEALLLAPSPRGDEALILCP; from the coding sequence GTGCCCTTCCGCACCCTCTTGGTCGTCCAAGCCCAGGTGAGGCTCGAGGCCTACCGCTCCCGGGAAGCCTTCCGGGAGCGGGTGTTTTCCCTGCTCGCCCCCCTGGAGGGGACGCCAGCCCCCAGGCTGGCCGCCTTCCCCGAACTCTTCGGCCTCCCCCTCCTCCTCCATCTGGAGGGGGAGGTCCGCCCCCTGGACCTCCTCAAGGACCCCCTCCTTCCCTGGCGGCGGGCCCGGAGGGCCTACGGGGTCTTCCGGGAGGTGATGGCCGAGGCCGCCCGGGCCCTGGGCACCTACCTCCTCGCCGGCACCCTCCTTGCCCCGCCCTACGAGGAGGAGCTTGCCCGGGGAAGGTTTTCCCGGAGCCCCTTCTTCCAAAACCTGGCCCTTTTCTATAACCCGCAAGGCCGCCTCCTGGCCCAGGTGCCCAAGATGGAACTCACCCCCCCGGAGCGGTGGCTCAAGCGGGGGGCTTTCGGCCCCCACCTGGTGGAAACCCAGGCCGGCCGGGTGGGCATCCTGATCTGCCTGGACGGCTTTCACGAAAAGCACCTCTCCCGCCTGGACGCCCTGGGGGCCGAGGTCCTCCTCCAGCCCTCGGCCAACCCCGCCCCCTGGGACCGCCCCTGGCCCCCCGACCCCAGCCGCCAGGAGGGGGAGGTCTGGCTGGCCTCGGCCAGGGAGAGGCTTTTGGGGAGGGAAAACCTGCGCTTCCTCCTCAACCCCATGCTGAACGGGAGCCTCCTGGGCCTTACCTTTGAGGGGCGAAGCGGCCTCTATGCCCCCGGAGAGGCCCTCCTCCTGGCCCCCTCTCCCCGGGGGGACGAGGCCTTAATCCTTTGCCCCTAG
- a CDS encoding peptidylprolyl isomerase, translating to MRAFFLALALALSLPALAQEDPVVAQVGPEALTKAQFELRFGLFARSALRQLGLPDTQETREFLESYRAPYLQALAEERALLLAAKAKGFWPKEGAVEARVLALQEAFPSAEALEGALKSAGVPDLATYRALLAEALALEALEAHYRQKLAVSPAALRALWLLSPEYRHPTLYCARHILLPTLEAAKEALSRLQAGEAFAQVAQALSQDPGSKDQGGSLGCEPQGTYIPPFEKALLALRPGEVSGPVATEFGFHLILLEGVRPPGRKPLEEVQEALEAQVKDKAWEKLAQALMRPYPIRLFPERL from the coding sequence ATGCGCGCCTTTTTCCTTGCCCTCGCCCTGGCCCTAAGCCTGCCCGCCTTGGCCCAGGAGGACCCCGTGGTGGCCCAGGTGGGCCCGGAGGCCCTCACCAAGGCCCAGTTTGAGCTGCGCTTTGGCCTTTTTGCCCGGAGCGCCCTGCGCCAGCTGGGCCTGCCCGACACCCAGGAAACCCGGGAGTTCCTGGAGTCCTACCGTGCCCCTTACCTCCAGGCCCTGGCGGAGGAGCGGGCCCTGCTCCTGGCGGCCAAGGCCAAGGGCTTCTGGCCCAAGGAGGGGGCGGTGGAGGCCCGGGTGCTGGCCCTGCAGGAGGCCTTCCCCAGCGCGGAGGCCCTGGAAGGGGCCCTGAAAAGCGCCGGGGTGCCGGACCTCGCCACCTACCGCGCCCTTTTGGCCGAGGCCCTGGCCCTGGAGGCCCTGGAGGCCCACTACCGCCAAAAGCTTGCGGTTTCCCCGGCGGCCCTGAGGGCCCTGTGGCTCCTTTCCCCGGAGTACCGCCACCCCACCCTCTACTGCGCCCGCCACATCCTCCTTCCCACCCTCGAGGCCGCCAAGGAAGCCCTCTCCCGCCTGCAGGCGGGGGAGGCCTTCGCCCAGGTGGCCCAGGCCCTTTCCCAGGACCCGGGTTCCAAGGACCAGGGCGGAAGCCTGGGCTGCGAGCCCCAGGGCACCTACATCCCCCCCTTTGAAAAGGCCCTTTTGGCCCTTAGGCCCGGGGAGGTTTCCGGCCCAGTGGCCACCGAGTTCGGCTTCCACCTCATCCTCCTGGAGGGGGTGAGGCCCCCGGGCCGCAAGCCCCTGGAGGAGGTGCAGGAAGCCCTGGAGGCTCAGGTCAAGGACAAGGCCTGGGAGAAGCTGGCCCAGGCCCTGATGCGCCCCTACCCCATCCGGCTCTTCCCCGAACGCCTCTAG